One genomic region from Maridesulfovibrio ferrireducens encodes:
- a CDS encoding TolC family protein, giving the protein MFQATFNIICILFVICAPFFPLNGNAYAVTPDLKTKPELNSNTAQHLKQNPSNSLNELSTQIAQNDLVPAQETGSNALSQINVDEEYISADDINFFDTNATPIKRESTANQTGPSVSNATQIEVAKPEITQNATASTTANPASTDKGAVLTLHEACRLAVIHHPLIDRALATRQEEEANYNISKSVYYPRIDFQANLGPKHDLKTDITEYGDSSVSMTQTIFNFGGLQDEVASARLKADSAQLRFARTNEDIAALTINSYLTILQAKQLLRVYENSLQFYQKLLETFWERYNAGISSKADAQKVEVSLKSTESQLVIQNEQFKTAKVLLENIIKQSVTDIEPNVNLLKVGILGNAEDSYSRALNFNISLRATQAEIESQKMVISAKSTEYLPSLGYKLQAKNEMQQHNDDKNSFDAQLTLNWNLFNGFATDEKIKKEEAILKRLEATKHTTELEIKNILDNAFNSYDSSAKEYQLAKEAYDSSIYLMSLYLSEFDLGIRTLLDLITAREGQTSAAVREVNARFARIRATLNIILEEGRLAEVLNLPIEKGFL; this is encoded by the coding sequence ATGTTTCAGGCTACTTTTAATATTATTTGTATTCTTTTTGTAATATGCGCCCCCTTTTTTCCTTTGAACGGGAACGCTTATGCTGTCACTCCTGACCTAAAAACAAAACCAGAACTTAATAGCAACACAGCACAACACTTAAAACAAAATCCTTCGAATTCTTTAAATGAACTTTCCACACAGATTGCCCAGAATGATTTGGTACCTGCTCAAGAAACGGGTTCAAACGCGCTCTCTCAAATTAATGTTGATGAAGAATATATCAGTGCAGACGATATAAACTTTTTTGATACCAATGCGACACCGATTAAAAGAGAATCTACGGCGAATCAAACGGGTCCATCGGTCTCCAATGCAACTCAAATAGAAGTAGCCAAACCAGAGATTACACAAAACGCAACAGCTTCTACGACAGCAAACCCTGCTTCCACGGACAAAGGCGCTGTACTTACGTTACACGAGGCGTGCCGCCTTGCAGTGATACACCATCCATTAATAGATAGAGCTTTAGCGACCAGACAGGAAGAAGAAGCCAACTACAATATTTCTAAAAGCGTCTATTATCCGCGCATTGATTTTCAAGCTAACCTTGGACCTAAGCATGATCTGAAAACCGATATCACGGAATATGGCGACAGCTCAGTATCCATGACTCAAACCATTTTTAACTTCGGTGGACTGCAAGACGAAGTTGCAAGCGCAAGACTGAAAGCAGACAGTGCACAATTACGTTTTGCGAGAACAAATGAAGATATTGCCGCCCTTACCATAAATTCATACTTGACCATTTTACAGGCAAAACAACTTTTACGGGTTTATGAAAATTCGCTGCAGTTTTACCAAAAACTGCTTGAAACCTTTTGGGAAAGATACAACGCAGGTATTTCATCCAAAGCTGATGCTCAAAAAGTAGAAGTATCTCTTAAATCGACTGAATCACAACTTGTCATTCAAAATGAACAATTCAAGACGGCTAAAGTACTTCTTGAAAACATAATAAAACAATCGGTCACAGATATTGAACCGAATGTAAATTTACTCAAAGTGGGAATACTCGGTAATGCTGAAGACTCTTATTCCAGAGCATTAAATTTTAATATAAGCTTAAGAGCAACCCAAGCAGAAATAGAATCTCAGAAAATGGTTATTTCAGCTAAATCGACAGAATACCTTCCATCTCTAGGTTATAAATTACAGGCAAAAAATGAGATGCAACAACACAATGACGACAAAAACTCTTTTGACGCACAACTAACACTGAATTGGAATCTTTTTAACGGATTTGCTACAGACGAAAAGATAAAAAAAGAAGAAGCAATATTAAAAAGATTGGAAGCGACAAAACATACAACCGAACTGGAAATCAAAAACATTTTAGATAATGCATTTAACTCTTACGACTCTTCTGCAAAAGAATACCAGCTTGCAAAAGAAGCCTATGATTCAAGCATTTATTTGATGAGCCTTTACTTAAGCGAGTTTGATCTCGGAATACGAACTCTGCTGGACCTTATTACAGCAAGAGAAGGACAGACCAGTGCGGCAGTAAGAGAAGTAAACGCACGATTTGCCAGAATCCGGGCAACTTTGAATATTATTTTAGAAGAAGGACGACTTGCAGAAGTTCTTAACTTACCGATAGAAAAAGGTTTTTTATAA